The genomic region CGGTAAAGGAATTTTCCAATTCAATGCAACTGAAGCATACAAGATCGAAAATGGTGAACTTGCAGATCACTTCCGTGATGTTTCATTATCTGGAAACATTCTTGAAACACTTAAAGGTGTTGATGGAATAGGTTCAGATTTCAAGCTTAGTGTCGGTTACTGTGGTAAAGGTGGACAAACTGCACCAGTCGGTGATGGCGGACCACACACCAGAATCTTGAATGCAATGGTAGGTGGAAGTAGCTAAATCAAATAGCTATTGTATATTAAAAATTAAATATATTAATTTTTTATTGAATTTCTTTACTATCAATTTAATTGAAGATATAATTAAAATAAACTATTCATGTTAAATAGTAAACGAATTGATAAAAAGATATGTAGATAAAGTAGTCTAAAAATGATATTTTAGAAAAATTTCTAAAAAAATACATTAAACTATTAAAAAATATACATTGAAATCTTAAAAAATAATCATGAAAAAATTTGAAGGTGGAAATATGTTAAGTGAAGATGATGGAAAATATTTGTTAAGTGTAGCAAAAGATGCTATTGAAACATATGTCAAAGAGAATAGAAAAATTGACACACCTTCAGATTGTCCAGACTATATGCATGAGGAACTTGGAGTTTTTGTCACATTGAACAAACACAATAATCTAAGGGGATGCATCGGTTACCCTGAACCTGTTTACCCATTGATTGATGCTGTCATTGATTCAGCAATTTCTGCAGCAATGAGAGATCCACGTTTTCCAAGTGTTGATGAAAGTGAATTGGATTCACTCGATTATGAGATTACTGTTTTGACCAAGCCACAAGTCATTGAAGTTGAAAAGCCAATCGATTATTTAGACAACATCATCATTGGAAAAGATGGATTGATTGTTGAACGTGGATTCTACCGAGGATTGCTCTTGCCACAAGTGGCTCCAGAACACAATATGGACAAAGAAGAGTTCCTATCCCACACTTGCATGAAGGCAGGACTTAGACCAGATGCATGGTTAGATAAAAATACAAAAGTATACAAATTCCAAGGGCAAATATTTAAATAAAGCTTTTTATAAAAGTATTAACTTAAATAATAGAATTATAATTATTAAAATTATTAAATATTAAACTATTAAATTATCAAATTTTATTAGAATCATTAGAATTATTAAAATTATTAAAATTATTAAAATTATTAAAATTATTAAAATTATTAAAATTATTAAAAAAATAAATTATTATGATTACATGGTGATAAAAAATGATGTTACCAACTATTCCAACTCCAGATGAATTATTAGATAAAGGTTTCAGAAGAGGTAAGAAGGCAGCTGATTTAAGAAGAGGAGAAAAGATGCCTAAACACTTAAAAGGCAAACGTATCGAAGAAACAAGAGTAATCACTGCTTGTCAAGTCATTAAAGATAGACTTAAAATGATCTTGGACCGTACCCCTGAAATCGAAGAGTTACCTGAATTTTATCAAGATTATATAGACATCACTGTAGGTGTAGATGATTTCAAGCAAGCATTAGGTGCACTTAATTGGGCTTATGGTATTATTACCCAGCTCGAAAAGGAATATGGTGCAAAAATCAGAAAATCCTCTTCTGAAAGGGCAACTGGCCTTAGAAAACAGGCTTATGGAAGAATCTCTTCAGTTGTTCATAAGATTGAAAAGGATCTTGACTTCTTAGACTTTGCAAAACAATCCTTAAGGAATATGCCTACTGTTGACTTTGATGCAATAAGCATTGTAATTGCAGGTTTCCCAAATGTAGGTAAATCAACATTGCTTACCCACATTACAGATGCAGAGCCTCAAGTGGCTAACTATCCATTTACAACAAAAGGTATTCAAATAGGACACTTTGAGAAAAAATGGCAGCATTACCAAATCATTGACACTCCCGGTTTATTGGATAGACCTATTGGAGACATGAATGATATTGAATTGAATGCTATGGTAGCTCTTGAACACTTGGCAGATGCAATATTGTTCATTTTTGATGGATCTGAAACCTGCGGATACCTTCTTGAAAATCAATACAATCTTTTAGAAGAGATTCAAAATGTGTTTGATGCTCCTATCATCTACTTATTCAATAAAATGGATATTGCTGAGTATGATGGCATAAGACATGATTATGTACAACAGTACATTGATAAATGTGAAGATCCATTGCTTATCTCAGCTGCAGAGGGAGAAGGTATTGAAGAAATCATTGACTTAATAATGAAAGTTGAAAAAAGAGAAAGAATTGAAGAAGAAGACGAATATGAAGATGATGAAAATTACTTTGATTTAACATAAGTAATTTTTCATGATTCTTTTTTTTTGATTTTTATTCTACTTTCTATTTTTTATTTTTCCATTAATTTTATTTTTTTAATTATTTTATAATTATTTTATAAATATTTTATAATTATTTTATTATTTTTTTACTATTTTTAAAAAATCATTTTCTAATTCAACATTTTTTTTATCAAACTTTTAGTAACTTTTTATTACTAAAATAGAAAAGTTTATAAATGATGAATTACTAGTATACATTATGAATAAAAAGTATACTTAAAAATTCTAAATTTTTTGAATTTCTGAAAAATTTGAGAAAAATCTTAAAAAAATTAAGAATTTTGTATACTAAATGAGTAAAATGTATACAATTCATAGAAATATTTATAAGATATGAGTCATATAGTATACATTAGAAATAAATGTACACTAAGTTTTATAAAAAAATTTTATAAAATTTACAGATCATGTTTATAATTTATAAAAATTTTATCTATAAAACATAGGTACAAGTTTTATGAATTTTAAAAAATAATGTAAAGGAGATATTAAAATGCCTGAAGATGTAAAAGAAGACATTGAAGTAGAATTTGAAGAAGTTGACGTAGAAGTAGAAACTTCCAAATCTGACGAATTAAAAGAAAAAGCAGAAAAATTCAGAGAAGACTTCAGAACCAAAGCTGAAGCAAGAAATGAGGCTAACAAAGAAAAATTCGATGAAACCTTAAACAAAAGTAAAGATGTTGCTGGAAAAGTTGGTGAAAACCTTAGTAAAACTATCGATGACACCATTATTGCAATGAAAGCTCTTCAAAAGAATTTCGATACCAGATACCAAGGCTACAAAGAAACCGTTGCAACCGGAAATATCAGCATCGACTTAGCAGAAAACAAAGATTTCTACTACTTACAAGCTTACTTAGCAGGTATCGAAAAAGAAGACATCTCCATTGAAGCAACTAACAACTCTGTAACCATCAAAGCATGCTTTGACAACATCATGAAAAACATTGAAAGTACTGAAGAAAACCCAGCAACTTTAATTGTTTCCGGTATCAAAGCAGGTGAAGCAGACAGAACAGTTACTTTAACTGAAGACATTGTAAAAGAAGAAATTACTGCAAAACACAACAATGGAACCTTATTCGTAACAATTCCAAAAAGAATAGTTCCTAAAACTAAAATAGACATCGAATAAATTATTTAATAAATTATTTAATAAATTATTTCGAACAATTATCTCAACATTAAAAAGATTAAATTAATTTTTAATCTTTTTAATTTTTTAAATTATTAAACACAACATAAACACCTTAACTTTTTTTAATTTTTGCAAGATTTTCTTGCAAAAATATTTTTTTCATTTTCAATTTGATTTTTCATATTCAAATTTTCAATGCTAAATTATGTATAAATTTCTCAAATATTAAAATATTATAAATTATTAACTATTTTTATAAAATAAATCTAAAATTCAAATATATTTGAAAAATAAGTATTGACAATATAGATATAGGAATTTAAGAAAATTTAAGTGAAAAAAAGGGAAAAGGTTTAATACTAAGTAATGATATAATATTACTATACTATTATAACGGAGGTGAAAATTATGGCAATTCCTAAAGCTCCTGTAAATAGGATTATTAAAGATGCTGGTGCTGAAAGAGTAAGTGATGCAGCTGTAGTTGCATTAGTAGAATACTTAGAAGCTGACGCAGCAGCAGTAGCTAAAAAAGCAATTGAATACGCTAAAATTGCAAAAAGACAAACTGTAAAAGCAGATGATATTGCATTAGCTATCGACAAAGAATAAGTGTATTAACTTTTCTTTTAAACATTTTTAATAAAATTTTATTTTATTTTTTACTATTTTTTTATATTTTTTACTATTTTTAACAATTTAAACATTTTAAACTACTTTTATTAGATATTTTTATAATAAACTAAAAAAAATTAATTTTAAAAAAAAAGAAAAAAAGAAGTGGAAAATTAAATTTTCAAGGTATCTTGAGCTATTTTTACACCTAAACCATAAGCGTCTTTCAAGTCAATTGGGAAGTGTATTTCTTTCCTTTTAGCTTTTAATTCAGGGTCAAATGCATAATTTTCATACTTGGAATAATCTGTAAATTGATAAGTGTCATAAACCTTTAATGAATGTGGGTTTGAGTAAACATTTTCAAGATTGCTTTCTAAAAGATCAAATGTGCTGCCATAAAGCGGAGCGCATATGTCCTCAGTAACATTCATAGTGTAAATCATTCCAATAGGCATTCTTTTAGGAGCATTGGACTCTCCACCGTAAACGAATAAAGAAAATAAAAACCTTTCAAAAAAGGATCTGAGTTCTCCAGTTATCTCACCAAAGTAAATAGGGCTTCCAAAAATGATTCCATCAGACTCTTTCATTTTAGGAAGCAAATCCCTTAAGTCATCTTTGATAGGGCATTGCGCATAATATTTCCCGCCAATCTTTTTACAATGGAAACATGATTTGCATCCTTTGAAATCCAAGTCATAAAGATGAACATTATGAATGTTAATTTCTTCTTCATCATGGTTCTTCTTTAATTCATCAACAATGCCTTGACTTGCTTTTTCCAATAATTGGGCAGTGTTAAATTTCTTTCTTGGACCGCCATTCACTATATAAAAATCCATAAAATCACGTTATAATCTGTTTAAAAAAATTAATAAAAAATATCTGAATTAATTATAAAAAATATTAAAAAATTCTTATAAAAATCTTATAAAAATCAAAATAATAAAAAAAAATTAAAAATAAAAATGAAAAAAGATAAAGAATTTTTCATTTACCAAAAAAATCAAACAAACTATTCGTATCTTACTTTACCAATATGTCTTGTACTGCCCGGATCTTCACCATTGAAGTGTGCTAAATAGTAAACAAACCATTCTAAAGGTATTACAAGTATAAATGGTGCAAGCAATGGATTAATATCTGCATAATCCTTAAGGTTATATATTATCACATTTGCAGATAATTCATTCCTGGAATTTCTAATAGCTATCTTAGTCAACTCATCACTTTCCAAGTCAGCATCCAAGAAAATTAGAGGAACATCTTTTTCTGCCCTTTCTATTAAACCATGCCTATATTCAGATGAATAAAGTGGACAAGCATGCTTGATAGCCCCTTCCATCAACATGGTCATAGCCAATTTATATGCAAGACCAAAGTTAACACCGCTACCTAAACAGTAGAATCCTTCTTCATCTTTTAATTCTTCTGCCAATTTTTTATTGTCTTCTTCAGTAGTTTTTAGAAGATCTTCAATTAAATCAGGCATAGCAGATAACTGTTCTAAAATTTCATCCGCCTTTTCATAACCTGAAGCTGCAAATAAAATTTGATAAAGACATGCTAATTGAGTGATATAAGTTTTAGTACCAAGAATGGCTGTTTCAGTATTTCCTAAGGTTTTGACAGGATATTTGGCTTCCTTAATCATTGAACTTTCAGGTTCATTTGAAATTGAAACAGTGTCAATATTAAATTCATTAGCTCTCCTTAAAGCGGCTAAAGTGTCAGCAGTTTCACCAGATTGGGAAGTTGCAATAAACAATGAATTTTCATTTTCATTTAATTTTTTATTGTATAAGAATTCATAGCCAGTGAAAACTTCTATTCTTAAATCAGATACAGATGCCAATGCATCCCTTATAGAATAACAGGTGGAAATAGAACTTCCACATCCAATTAAATAGATAGTATCAACAGATTCAACTAATTTAGAAATATTAGCCATATTATCCAATTCAGAAGCAAAAGTCCTTCTTAAAGCTTCTGGTTGTTCCATCATTTCATAATACATCTGATATTTCATAAAACCACCTTATAAATTGAAATAACAATCTTATAAACTTTTTTATTAAAATTAAGTTATTAAAGCCATTATTTTTAATTTTTAGCTATTTTAATATATTATATATACTTTTATCATTTATACTATAAAAAGTTTATATAATTAATTATTAATAAATACTAATAGAATTTAAAAACAATTAATTAGAGGCAAAAAATGGAAATTGATTTAACAAAAATAGGCATGTATAAAGACCAGCAATATGAAGTCATTATCACTACAATAGACAATAATGGAAAATCCAATGCTGCACCATTTGGACTAAGAGTCTTGGAATAAAAGAAAAAGAAGAATTCGTCGTAAATGTCACAACTGACCCATTAATGTTTACTCTCGCAACAACAAATACAATTCCTGACGAATATCTGACCAGAATCTCTAATAAAACCCAAAGCAGTAATGAATTGGCATATTTGACTGATGCTGATGCTTATTTCATATGTGAAGTTAAAAGTTTGAAAACATCCCTAAGAGAAGATGACATTAAATCAAGCGATGTCAATTTCATTAAATCAGAAGTAGTTAAGCTCAATATTAAAAATAAATGCGTTAAACCAATAAATAGAGCAATTCATGCATTGACTGAGGCATTGGTAAATTATTCCAGAATAAACATTGTTGATGAGGATACACGAAAATATTTCATTGAAAGATTTTTAGAATCCGAAAGAGTAATCAAAAGAGTGGGAAATGAAAAGGAAAAAGAATCAATTCAAATCCTAAAAGATGATTTGATAAATCAAGGATTTGAGATTTTGAAAAAAGAATAGGGTTATAAAAATAATTAAAAATTAAAAATAGTTTAAATTAATAAAAAAAATTAAAATTTAAAAAAATAAAAATAGTTTAAATTAATAAAAAAATAAAAAAAGAATAGATTAATAAAAAAAGATTAAATAATAAATTATTTAAAAATTATGTATTAAATCTATAAATTCAAGCTTATCCACATCAAATAGCCCTTGATTGCTTATTTTAAAATGAGGAATTGAAAGCAATGCCATAAAGGATAAAGTAGTAAATGGAGATGTTAAATTACATCCTAATTTATTTACTGCCTCTCCTAGTTTTCTATTTTTATCTGCCACATAATCAATATCCCTATTGGACATTAGCCCAGCTATTGGAAGCTCTAAAACTTCACAAAGATCTTCTTCTGATGAATAAACTGCTAGTCCACCTTGATGCTCTCTAATAATATTAACCACTTTAGCCATATCTTCACTATTTGTTCCTATGACTAAAATATTATGAGAATCATGTGCCACTGAAGCTCCGAAAGCTCCTTTTTTAAGATTGAACCCTTTAATGAAACCATTCATTATATTGTTTCCACCATATCTGTTTACTACAGCAATCTTAACAACATCCTTATTTAAATCCGATTGGATTACACCATCTTGAACAAGCAGGGTCTCTTCACACTTTTCTGTAAGAATACTGCTGTCATATGCCTTAATTGCAAAAACATTAGTTGTCTCATCCATTAATGAATTTGTCCAACTCATTTCCATTTTTGCATCAAAATCCTCAGCTTTAACCTCATCTAAAACAATGCTAGGTTTTGATTCGGCTATTTCTGTTTCAAATAGGACTTTACCATCATCAACGACAAGCTCTCCATGAACCCAAACTTTGCTGACATTCAAGTTTCTTAAGTCATCAACCAATGCGAAATTTGCAATTCTGCCTTCTTCAATCGCACCACAATTTAATCCATAATGTTCTGCAGGATTAAATGTTGCCATTTTAATGGCTTCCTTAGGATTGATTTTTAATGAAATGGCTTTTTTTATCACTCTGTCCAAATGCCCTTCAGACAAGTCTTCAGCATCAATATCATCACATACTAAAATCTCAAATGGTGGAATAGACATAGCATCATCAATGCTTTCTATAACCGCATTACCCGCCATTTCCTCTTCAATCAAGTAATTCAATCTATCATCATAATCTAAAAGGGCATCCATATCCTTAGCAGATGATCCTTCACGAACCATGATTGTCATTCCAAGACGAGACTTTTCAATAGCTTCGCTAAAGCTAGTGCATTCATGGTCAGTTGTAATTCCATATGAGACATATCTTTTCAAGTCTTCACCAGACAATAAAGGAGCATGACCATCAATAGGTTTTCCTAATTTATGAGCCCCTTCAATTTTCCTTAAAACTTCTTCATCACCGGATAAAACTGCTGGAAAATTCATTTCGCCAAGAGCAACCATTTCATCACGTTTCAGCAATTCCTTTACATCAGAACTTGTAATTACCGCTCCTGAATTTTCAAAGCTAGAATGGGGGACGCATGATGGGACAGCATAATAAAAATCAAATGGCACATACTTTCCATCCTCCACCATCCAATTAATTCCATCAATTCCTAAAACGTTTGCAATCTCATGAGAATCCGCCACTACAGAAGTGGTCCCATAAGGCAATACCGCTTTAGCAAAATTGGAAGGGGATAATTTTGAACTTTCAATGTGAATGTGTGAATCAATAAACCCTGGTATTAAAATGCCATCATAATCCAAATCAAGTTCGTTATCGTCATCAGTGATGATTGGAATGACCTCTTTAAACAGACCATCTTCAATTACAATCTCCGCAGGGTAAACTTCTCCAAATTCAACATTAAGATATTTTGCAGTTATTATAAGGTCACCTTCAAGCTCTTCTGCATCCTCAAAGCTTATATCTGCAATTTCAAAATCATCAATACCATCTACAGATATTATAATTTCATTTCCATCCACATCTATAATTCTTTCATCCATTTTGACACCAATTGATAAGATTAAGTAAATTATTAGAAAAATTATACAAATTTTAAAAATACTTATATAAAAAAAATTAAAAATAATTAAAAATTATTAAAAAATTAAAAAAAGAAAAAAGAATAAAATAAATTTATTCATGTAATGCATTGTATAAAACAGGCAAGAATGCTCCTACATCAGTTACAATACCTACAACTTGTGCACTGCCTCTATCTGCAAGTTTAGTAACAGTAGATGGGTTTATGTCTACACAAATACTTTTAACTCTTGAAGGCAATAGGTTACCAGTTGCAATGGAATGCAACATAGTTGAAATCATAATGACCATGTCAACTTCCTGAGCATACTTACGCATTAACTTTTGTGATTCAACAGTGTCTGTTATCACATCAGGAAGAGGTCCGTCGTCACGAATGGATCCTGCCAAAACGAATGGAACATCGTTTTTAATACATTCATACATGATTCCACTTTTTAAGGTTCCATCTTCAACAGCTTCCCTAATTGAACCGGAATTATTGATTCTGTTAATGGCTCTCATATGGTGAGTGTGACCATGAGCTACAACTTCACCGGTTTTTACATTTACACCAAGGGAAGTTCCGAATTGATCACATTCAATATCGTGAGTAGCCAATGCGTTTCCTGCAAAGATCACATCAATGAATCCTTCCTTAATGAGTTGTGCAACAATTCCTGCAGAACCTGTGTGAACAATAGCTGGCCCTCCTACAAGAGCTATTTTTCCGCCATTTGCCTTGACATTCTTAATTTCAGTTGCAACATCATTAATGATGCTCATCATTGGCTTTTCGGAAGAAACTTCACTGTTCATGAATTCAAATACGCCTTGCTTACCTCTTGATCTTTGAGGTGGTGTGATTTTTACTCCTTCTCTACCAACGACAATCAAGTCTCCTTCCTTAATGTCTGCAATTGGCTTGCATCTAGCAGTCTTGTTTTCCTCATCAATGACAATAAGGCAATCCATTTCAATTTCTTCTACAAGAATCCATTCACCTTTGTAGTAAATATGAGTAACATGATGGCTTGTTGAATAAAAACCCTCTGGAGCTACTTGATCTTTTGGAGAAGGCACTAAGTTTACCTCTTCAATTTCAGATATTGAAACCCCAATAAAGTTAAGTTCATCAAGAATAGAATTTAAAATATCGGGAGATTCTGCTGAAACCATTATTTTAGCTTTACTAGTATCAGATTTGCGTTTTCCTATATCAAACTCTAGTATATCAAAGTCTCCACCATTATCCATGATAATATCCATGGTTTTAGGAAGAGTTAAAGAATCAATGATATGACCAGACAATTCTATTTCTCTCTTATACATCAAAAATCTCCTTAATTTTTTATAATTTGTAAATATGATTAATAAATTATTAATAATTTTTTTATTTTTGTAAAAATGACTTGTAATAATATTAATTTTAAATAATATTAATTTTTAATAATTTTTATTTTACTTTTATAGTAAATAATAAATTATAATTAAAATATGTGTTTAAGTAATATTTATATTATTTGTTAAATAATAATGGCTAAATAAAAAGTAAAAATAACTAACGAAAAAATCGGGTCATGAAGTATTGAATATTAAAAAAAATTTAAGCAAATAATGTCAAGAAGTCATAAATCATTTTAGCTGCAAGAACAGCAGTGATATCGCCTAATTTATCACTTGCAACCTCTACAAGGTCAAAACCAATTATATCAATAGATTCATTATTTGCTAATGCTTCAAAAATATTTTCAACATCCACAGGATGCAATCCATTCGGAGTTGGATTTCCTACAGATGGTGCAAATGCGGGGTCAATTACATCCATATCAATGGAAATGTAAACTTTTCCCTCAATTGATTCAAGCTTTTCCAAAAGAATATCAAAATCGTCAAAAAGGTCTTTTGCTAAAAAGCTAGTGATATTCTCTTTACCTTCAACAAATTCCTTTTCTTCAATGGAGAAAGATCTGATTCCTATTTGAATCAATTCCTTAGGATTCAAATCATGGACTCTTCTCATAATTGTAGCATGAGAATCCTTTTCTCCAATATATGTATCAATAATATCTCTATGAGCATCTAAATGGATAATGATAATGTCAGATAAATCTTTATTCTCTTCAAAATCAGCTAATGCCTTTAGGGATCCTATGCTTACGCTATGTTCACCACCAATGATAATCGGCCTGATATTGGATTCAATTAATTCTCTTACAGCATCTTCAAGAGAATCACAAGTTTTTCTGCAGTTTCCATGAACAACATTCAAGTCGCCACAGTCATAAAATACACCATCCAAAAGCTTTTCGAATGTTGAATTGTATTGTTCAAATCCAAATGATGCTTCTCTAATGATTGTTGGACCATACCTTGAACCATGATGATAGGAACAAGTGCTGTCGAATGGAACTCCAATTATCCCCCACCTTTTTGATTCATTAGAATCATTAGAATCTCCATTATCTAAATTATTTAAATCTATAGATTCTGCTGAAAAAGCAAATTTCCATGGTTCATAAGTATTGAAAAGCATTTTATCACTTGATTTAATAATATTTATAATAATTCTTATTTTTGAATTTATCATGAAAAATAATTAATTAATTGATTAATTGAATTATTGAAAAACCTCAGTTAATCAAGTAATTAATTAAAAATAGAATAAATAAAAAATAAAAAAAGTTTGATTTGATTTTAGATTTGATTTGATTTGAAAAAAGATTGAAAACGGATTTTAAAAAAATCCGTAAAAAGTGTAAAAAAACTAAAAAATTATACTTTTTTAGTTCTCATGATTTTCATATTGCCTAAAGCAATGATATATTCTACACCTAAGTCAGTACCTACAGCACCTCTGATTTCTTCATCGAATTCAGCAGGTATAGGTAATTCAAAGGTTTCGAATGATTCTAAGTCCATGATTTGAACTTGGTCACCCATAACAGCTAAAATTTGACCAATTCTTTTGTCAAGAATAGGTACTTCTACTTTAGTGTCTACAGGTTTTACTAAACTTCTTTTTTGACCATCAAAAATACCAACAGCTTCTAATCTTGCTTTTGCAGCCCCATGTTTACCAGGGGATGAAGTGGTTAAGCTAGTTACTTTAGAAGCTTCTCCGTCTAATACAATATATTTTCCGACTTTTACGGTTTTAAGTTCTACAACTTTGGTTGACATTAAAATAACCTCACAATAATAATTAAAAATAAATTTAATTGAAATTTATTTATTTAATTTCATTTTTTGAAATTAAATACGATTAACCTAATAAAATATAGATTAATAATATATTAATTTAAAATTATATATAAACTTTCGTATGAAAAATATGTCAAAATGGAATATACGAAATAATATTTAATAAATTAATATATTATAAAAGATAAATATTATTTAAGATAAAAAATTTTTTAATCAAAGTGAGACAAATAAACGATTAAAAAATAAAAAATAAAAAATATTAATCAGAATATTAATCAAATTTTTTAAAACAAAGTGGTATAATGAGAATAGCTATTGTTTCAGGTTCAAGCGAAGGGCCAACAGAATTGAATGCTTTTGATAATGCTTTATATGAAGCAGAAATAGGTGATGTGAACTTAATAAAAGTTTCTAGCATGCTTGAAGCTAATACCAAAGTGGAAAAATTGCCTAAATTGAAAGCAGGATCAATGGTAAACTGCGTTTTATCAAGCTTAACCTCAGATAACGAAGGAGATGAGCTTATTGCATGTGTTGCAGTGGCTATCGGTGATGAACTTGGATGTGTCGTTGAGGCAAACGGAACAAATCAAAATCCAGAAGACATAAAGAGTGAAGCAATAGAAATGGTAAAGTACATGATGGATAAGCGTAATGTAAGAATCAAGGAATTAATTGTAGAGGAAGCACATCATACCGTGAAAGAAATAGGATCTGCAATAGCTGCAGTAATCTACATTAGAGAAGATATTTTAGAATAATTTATAAATTTTTAATCAAAAGAACATTATTGAGGGGATAGAATGAATCAAGAGGATATAGATATTTGCAGAAACATAGCCACCACAGTTTTTGAAAAAGTGGAAAATCTCCTTGAAGGGCAAGTTGGAAATCCAAAAGCTGGGGAATTTGTTAAA from uncultured Methanobrevibacter sp. harbors:
- a CDS encoding TIGR00296 family protein — protein: MLSEDDGKYLLSVAKDAIETYVKENRKIDTPSDCPDYMHEELGVFVTLNKHNNLRGCIGYPEPVYPLIDAVIDSAISAAMRDPRFPSVDESELDSLDYEITVLTKPQVIEVEKPIDYLDNIIIGKDGLIVERGFYRGLLLPQVAPEHNMDKEEFLSHTCMKAGLRPDAWLDKNTKVYKFQGQIFK
- a CDS encoding NOG1 family protein, with product MMLPTIPTPDELLDKGFRRGKKAADLRRGEKMPKHLKGKRIEETRVITACQVIKDRLKMILDRTPEIEELPEFYQDYIDITVGVDDFKQALGALNWAYGIITQLEKEYGAKIRKSSSERATGLRKQAYGRISSVVHKIEKDLDFLDFAKQSLRNMPTVDFDAISIVIAGFPNVGKSTLLTHITDAEPQVANYPFTTKGIQIGHFEKKWQHYQIIDTPGLLDRPIGDMNDIELNAMVALEHLADAILFIFDGSETCGYLLENQYNLLEEIQNVFDAPIIYLFNKMDIAEYDGIRHDYVQQYIDKCEDPLLISAAEGEGIEEIIDLIMKVEKRERIEEEDEYEDDENYFDLT
- a CDS encoding Hsp20/alpha crystallin family protein, producing the protein MPEDVKEDIEVEFEEVDVEVETSKSDELKEKAEKFREDFRTKAEARNEANKEKFDETLNKSKDVAGKVGENLSKTIDDTIIAMKALQKNFDTRYQGYKETVATGNISIDLAENKDFYYLQAYLAGIEKEDISIEATNNSVTIKACFDNIMKNIESTEENPATLIVSGIKAGEADRTVTLTEDIVKEEITAKHNNGTLFVTIPKRIVPKTKIDIE
- a CDS encoding histone family protein, whose product is MMAIPKAPVNRIIKDAGAERVSDAAVVALVEYLEADAAAVAKKAIEYAKIAKRQTVKADDIALAIDKE
- a CDS encoding flavodoxin family protein, with the translated sequence MDFYIVNGGPRKKFNTAQLLEKASQGIVDELKKNHDEEEINIHNVHLYDLDFKGCKSCFHCKKIGGKYYAQCPIKDDLRDLLPKMKESDGIIFGSPIYFGEITGELRSFFERFLFSLFVYGGESNAPKRMPIGMIYTMNVTEDICAPLYGSTFDLLESNLENVYSNPHSLKVYDTYQFTDYSKYENYAFDPELKAKRKEIHFPIDLKDAYGLGVKIAQDTLKI
- a CDS encoding SIS domain-containing protein — translated: MKYQMYYEMMEQPEALRRTFASELDNMANISKLVESVDTIYLIGCGSSISTCYSIRDALASVSDLRIEVFTGYEFLYNKKLNENENSLFIATSQSGETADTLAALRRANEFNIDTVSISNEPESSMIKEAKYPVKTLGNTETAILGTKTYITQLACLYQILFAASGYEKADEILEQLSAMPDLIEDLLKTTEEDNKKLAEELKDEEGFYCLGSGVNFGLAYKLAMTMLMEGAIKHACPLYSSEYRHGLIERAEKDVPLIFLDADLESDELTKIAIRNSRNELSANVIIYNLKDYADINPLLAPFILVIPLEWFVYYLAHFNGEDPGSTRHIGKVRYE
- a CDS encoding DUF447 domain-containing protein, with protein sequence MFTLATTNTIPDEYLTRISNKTQSSNELAYLTDADAYFICEVKSLKTSLREDDIKSSDVNFIKSEVVKLNIKNKCVKPINRAIHALTEALVNYSRINIVDEDTRKYFIERFLESERVIKRVGNEKEKESIQILKDDLINQGFEILKKE
- the ade gene encoding adenine deaminase, whose translation is MDERIIDVDGNEIIISVDGIDDFEIADISFEDAEELEGDLIITAKYLNVEFGEVYPAEIVIEDGLFKEVIPIITDDDNELDLDYDGILIPGFIDSHIHIESSKLSPSNFAKAVLPYGTTSVVADSHEIANVLGIDGINWMVEDGKYVPFDFYYAVPSCVPHSSFENSGAVITSSDVKELLKRDEMVALGEMNFPAVLSGDEEVLRKIEGAHKLGKPIDGHAPLLSGEDLKRYVSYGITTDHECTSFSEAIEKSRLGMTIMVREGSSAKDMDALLDYDDRLNYLIEEEMAGNAVIESIDDAMSIPPFEILVCDDIDAEDLSEGHLDRVIKKAISLKINPKEAIKMATFNPAEHYGLNCGAIEEGRIANFALVDDLRNLNVSKVWVHGELVVDDGKVLFETEIAESKPSIVLDEVKAEDFDAKMEMSWTNSLMDETTNVFAIKAYDSSILTEKCEETLLVQDGVIQSDLNKDVVKIAVVNRYGGNNIMNGFIKGFNLKKGAFGASVAHDSHNILVIGTNSEDMAKVVNIIREHQGGLAVYSSEEDLCEVLELPIAGLMSNRDIDYVADKNRKLGEAVNKLGCNLTSPFTTLSFMALLSIPHFKISNQGLFDVDKLEFIDLIHNF